A portion of the Aphelocoma coerulescens isolate FSJ_1873_10779 chromosome 11, UR_Acoe_1.0, whole genome shotgun sequence genome contains these proteins:
- the SLC38A8 gene encoding solute carrier family 38 member 8 produces the protein MERAAGEGRPLLPAAGGSAGLSSPELSSAGAVFILLKSALGAGLLSFPWAFGRAGGAVPALLVELGSLVFLVSGLAVLGYAAALSAQPTYQGVVRAVCGAAVGKLCEVCFLLNLFMISVALLRVVGDQLEKLCDSLYLNGTLSGAPQLPPWYVDQRFTLSALCVLVIFPLSVPREIGFQKYSSILGTLAACYLTLVIILKYYLQAESLSLTEPPQPSRSSSWTSIFSVIPTICFGFQCHEACVAIYSSMRNQSFSHWVAVSVLSMLICLLIYSLTAGLYGYLTFGEAVASDVLMSYPGNDPVVIIARLLFGVSIVTIYPIVVLLGRSVVKDLWATPKRGAVAVSEAHERCSRVALTVTWMAATLGIALFVPDIGKVIELIGGISAFFIFIFPAGLCLVCMTGTRSLGPRRRAALVAWGVLSVLGGAFVCGQSAALAVLGLLR, from the exons ATggagcgggcggcgggcgaGGGCCGGCCCCTGctgccggcggcggggggctcCGCCGGGCTCTCCTCGCCCGAACTCTCCTCGGCCGGCGCCGTCTTCATCCTGCTCAAGTCTGCGCTGGGCGCGGGGCTGCTGAGCTTCCCCTGGGCCTTCGGCAGGGCCGGCGGGGCTGTCCCCGCCCTCCTGGTGGAGCTG GGCTCGCTGGTGTTCCTGGTGAGCGGGCTGGCGGTGCTGGGCTATGCCGCAGCCCTCAGTGCCCAGCCCACCTACCAGGGCGTGGTCCGGGCCGTGTGCGGGGCGGCTGTGGGGAAGCTCTGTGAGGTCTGCTTCCTCCTCAACCTCTTCATGATCTCTGTGGCCCTCCTCAGGGTGGTGGGCGACCAGCTGGAGAAAC TGTGTGACTCCCTGTACCTCAATGGGACACTGAGTGGggccccccagctgcccccctgGTATGTGGACCAGCGCTTCACCCTCTCAGCTCTGTGTGTCCTCGTCATCTTCCCGCTCTCCGTCCCCAGGGAGATTGGCTTCCAGAAGTACTCCAG CATCCTGGGCACGCTGGCTGCCTGCTACCTCACCCTGGTCATCATCCTGAAATACTACCTGCAGGCAGAGAGCCTGAGTTTgactgagcccccccagccctccag GTCCTCCTCCTGGACCTCCATCTTCAGCGTCATTCCCACCATCTGCTTTGGCTTCCAG TGCCACGAGGCATGTGTGGCCATCTACAGCAGCATGCGCAACCAGAGCTTCTCCCACTGGGTCGCCGTCTCTGTGCTCTCCATGCTCATTTGCCTGCTCATTTACTCCCTCACTG CAGGGCTCTATGGCTACCTGACCTTTGGTGAGGCCGTGGCGTCCGATGTCCTGATGTCCTACCCAGGGAATGACCCAGTTGTCATCATCGCCCGCCTGCTCTTCGGTGTCTCCATTGTCACCATTTACCCcattgtggtgctgctgggcag GTCCGTGGTGAAGGACCTGTGGGCAACCCCGAAGCGCGGGGCCGTGGCAGTGTCTGAGGCACACGAGCGGTGCAGCCGCGTGGCACTGACGGTCACCTGGATGGCTGCCACGCTCGGCATCGCCCTGTTCGTCCCCGACATCGGCAAAGTCATTGAACTCATCGGGGGCATCAGCgccttcttcatcttcatcttcccaG CAGGGCTGTGCCTCGTGTGCATGACTGGGACCCGCAGCCTCGGGCCACGCAGAAG ggctgctctcgtCGCCTGGGGGGTGCTCTCCGTTCTTGGCGGTGCCTTCGTCTGTGGGCAGAGCGCTGCCCTGgccgtgctggggctgctgcgcTGA